One region of Rhodocaloribacter litoris genomic DNA includes:
- a CDS encoding DUF4062 domain-containing protein, with protein MKPKVFVSSVMEGFEPFRKAARTGIEAAGSEPMMAEDWPSLGNSPRTACLDLVASSDALILIIGERGGWTAPSGLLVVEEEWQEAQQRKLPVRVFVQEGVTRDAEAERLVAKVSDYVAGYFRRTFTDPDSLAAEVQQAVKSIEPLPAHAMTPDADALRSFARAVADSQAGWAADEKTLRFVLAPERAGEVIDPRRLDDPAFHHAVMTAAQHPNHRLIDYGQPVVPRVQGTALVLERMAPQQNWREARPARIEVHEHGLILIDAPLETKSDLSGTGTIPSHILNEDRLEGVLTAVFQFAGTIYAQEDPYLRFERLQVDIALAGVHGAVLERNPQPRSSYTIPDAWMQGMHGPAEPLTPLPAPRVVNRRDLEHPDDEVSRLMAYLRRALAS; from the coding sequence ATGAAACCGAAGGTATTTGTGAGCTCAGTAATGGAGGGGTTCGAGCCCTTCCGCAAAGCCGCGCGTACAGGCATTGAGGCTGCTGGAAGTGAGCCAATGATGGCTGAGGATTGGCCCTCGCTTGGGAATTCGCCGCGGACGGCATGTCTGGACCTCGTCGCCTCGTCCGACGCCCTCATCCTGATTATTGGCGAGCGCGGCGGGTGGACGGCTCCGTCTGGGTTGCTTGTTGTGGAGGAAGAGTGGCAGGAGGCGCAGCAGCGCAAGCTCCCCGTCCGCGTGTTCGTCCAAGAAGGCGTAACGCGGGATGCAGAGGCCGAGCGGCTGGTAGCCAAAGTGAGTGACTACGTGGCGGGCTACTTCCGCCGGACCTTTACGGACCCTGACTCGCTAGCCGCCGAAGTCCAGCAAGCCGTAAAATCTATCGAACCTTTACCCGCACATGCCATGACACCCGATGCCGATGCTCTGCGGTCTTTTGCAAGAGCGGTCGCCGATTCTCAAGCTGGTTGGGCTGCAGACGAGAAGACGCTCCGGTTTGTTCTGGCCCCAGAGCGGGCCGGTGAAGTGATTGACCCGCGACGGCTGGACGATCCAGCTTTCCACCATGCCGTAATGACGGCAGCGCAACACCCGAACCATCGTCTCATCGACTACGGTCAGCCGGTAGTGCCGCGTGTTCAGGGGACGGCCCTTGTGCTGGAGCGAATGGCACCACAGCAGAACTGGCGGGAAGCGCGGCCGGCGCGGATTGAGGTGCACGAACATGGTCTGATCCTGATTGACGCACCATTGGAGACAAAGTCTGACCTGAGCGGGACAGGGACAATTCCCTCGCATATCCTCAACGAGGATCGTCTGGAAGGAGTGCTCACGGCAGTGTTCCAGTTTGCCGGGACCATTTACGCGCAGGAAGATCCGTACCTTCGTTTCGAGCGGCTGCAGGTGGATATTGCGCTGGCAGGCGTTCACGGTGCCGTATTGGAGCGTAATCCACAGCCGCGGTCTAGCTATACTATCCCCGATGCATGGATGCAAGGGATGCACGGCCCGGCCGAACCACTCACGCCGCTCCCAGCCCCACGCGTTGTGAACCGACGCGACCTTGAGCACCCGGATGACGAAGTCTCCCGCCTGATGGCCTATCTACGCCGGGCACTTGCTTCTTAA
- a CDS encoding M1 family metallopeptidase has product MMEPIARWTRRMRRVVVVVLVSLPVLGPARAQAPRPVPYPVFSTPQFEQALEKGTRTETGQPGPAYWTNRADYTIRATLSPDSKQLRGEATVVYHNQSPDTLWNVAVHLRQNLHREGAIRNRPVQVTGGMHLASVAYEDRPLIERRPGRERRPGYVVDGTVMYVTLPEPILPGTSASFAFAWSFEVPEAGAPRMGQDGEVFFLAYWYPQFAVYDDVNGWKADPYMGNGEFYMGYGTYDVRLTVPEGWLVGATGVLQNPEDVLSEQTRARLSMLDDTHENGAVIHVVEEGDRVAGRSTATSPTGMLTWHFRAEDVRDFAFGASDRYVWDAATARVGDRDGDGRADVAQIHAFYRPGTPSWERSAEFARFSIEHLSEMIMPYPYPHMTTVEGLIGGGMEFPMITLIGGNRTDETLFSVTYHEISHMWFPMIVGQDEKQYTWMDEGLTSFNTNEGVAAFWNIDAWDPGRQSYYFIAGSGREVESMRHADEYPVGSPARVIASYSKPAVTLHALRGLVGQERFLEAYREYARRWAYKHPQPYDLFNTFEDVLGQDLDWFWTSMFYTTWTLDQAVEAVEETGGGVRVTVRDQGLVPMPAPVRVTYADGAVAEATVPVDVWLRGETVTTLRFDPGTVARVEIDPERYLPDVDRSNNVWER; this is encoded by the coding sequence ATCCCGTCTTCTCCACGCCGCAGTTCGAGCAGGCCCTCGAAAAGGGGACGCGCACCGAGACGGGGCAGCCCGGCCCGGCCTACTGGACGAACCGGGCCGATTACACCATCCGGGCGACGCTCTCGCCGGATTCGAAGCAGTTGCGCGGGGAGGCGACGGTGGTGTATCACAACCAGTCGCCCGACACGCTGTGGAACGTGGCCGTGCATCTCCGGCAGAACCTTCACCGGGAGGGGGCCATTCGCAACCGGCCTGTTCAGGTGACCGGTGGGATGCACCTGGCCTCGGTCGCCTATGAGGACAGGCCGCTGATCGAGCGCCGGCCCGGGCGCGAGCGCCGTCCGGGTTACGTCGTCGACGGCACCGTGATGTACGTGACGCTGCCGGAGCCCATCCTGCCGGGCACGTCGGCCTCGTTCGCCTTCGCCTGGAGCTTCGAGGTGCCCGAAGCCGGCGCCCCGCGCATGGGGCAGGACGGCGAGGTTTTTTTCCTGGCCTACTGGTACCCGCAGTTCGCCGTCTACGACGACGTCAACGGGTGGAAGGCGGATCCGTACATGGGCAACGGCGAGTTCTACATGGGCTACGGCACCTACGACGTCCGCCTCACCGTGCCCGAGGGCTGGCTTGTCGGCGCGACGGGCGTCTTGCAGAACCCGGAGGACGTGCTCTCCGAGCAGACCCGGGCCCGCCTCTCGATGCTCGACGACACCCACGAGAACGGCGCCGTCATCCATGTCGTGGAGGAGGGCGACCGTGTGGCGGGCCGGTCGACGGCCACCAGCCCAACGGGGATGCTCACCTGGCACTTCCGCGCTGAGGACGTCCGCGACTTCGCCTTTGGCGCGTCGGACCGGTACGTGTGGGACGCCGCCACCGCCCGCGTTGGTGACCGCGACGGGGATGGCCGGGCGGACGTTGCGCAGATCCACGCCTTCTATCGTCCCGGCACGCCGTCGTGGGAGCGCTCCGCCGAGTTCGCCCGCTTCTCCATCGAGCACCTCTCGGAGATGATCATGCCGTACCCCTATCCCCACATGACCACCGTCGAGGGGCTCATCGGCGGGGGGATGGAGTTTCCCATGATTACCCTCATCGGCGGCAACCGCACCGACGAGACGCTCTTCAGCGTGACCTACCATGAGATCAGCCACATGTGGTTTCCCATGATCGTCGGGCAGGACGAGAAGCAGTACACCTGGATGGACGAAGGGCTGACATCGTTCAACACCAACGAGGGGGTGGCCGCCTTCTGGAACATCGACGCCTGGGATCCCGGACGGCAGAGCTATTACTTCATCGCCGGCAGCGGGCGCGAGGTGGAGTCGATGCGGCATGCCGACGAATACCCCGTCGGGTCCCCGGCCCGCGTGATCGCCTCCTACAGCAAGCCGGCCGTGACCCTGCACGCCCTGCGCGGGCTCGTCGGGCAGGAACGTTTCCTGGAAGCCTATCGCGAATATGCCCGGCGCTGGGCGTACAAACACCCGCAGCCCTACGACCTGTTCAACACGTTCGAGGACGTGCTGGGACAGGACCTCGACTGGTTCTGGACGTCCATGTTTTACACCACCTGGACCCTCGACCAGGCCGTGGAGGCCGTCGAAGAGACTGGCGGGGGCGTCCGGGTGACCGTGCGGGATCAGGGGCTCGTCCCGATGCCGGCGCCGGTGCGGGTCACCTATGCCGACGGGGCCGTGGCGGAAGCGACCGTCCCGGTGGACGTCTGGCTGCGCGGGGAGACCGTCACCACGCTCCGGTTCGACCCCGGCACGGTCGCCCGGGTGGAGATCGACCCGGAGCGCTATCTGCCGGACGTGGACCGGTCGAACAACGTGTGGGAGCGGTGA